A stretch of Fodinibius salinus DNA encodes these proteins:
- the rplC gene encoding 50S ribosomal protein L3 yields MSSGLIGKKVGMTNIFDDDGNNYAVTVIEVDPCVITAIKTEEKNGYEAVQLSAFDKKEQSTSKPLQGHFEKAGISPKQYVKEFRDFVPEDAELGDELNIEDVFTIGENVDVVGVSKGKGFSGVMKRHNFGGVGEASHGQHKRQRHPGSIGQASDPARVFPGIKMAGRSGNERTKIKNLTVARIFSESNLMMVTGSIPGPNGRFVEIYNR; encoded by the coding sequence ATGAGTAGTGGTTTGATAGGAAAAAAAGTAGGAATGACGAATATTTTTGATGACGACGGTAATAACTATGCCGTTACTGTCATCGAAGTTGATCCCTGTGTAATAACAGCGATCAAAACAGAAGAAAAAAATGGGTATGAAGCTGTGCAGCTTTCAGCATTTGATAAGAAAGAGCAGAGCACTTCAAAGCCGTTGCAAGGTCATTTTGAAAAAGCTGGTATATCACCAAAGCAATACGTAAAGGAATTCAGAGATTTTGTCCCTGAAGACGCTGAACTTGGAGATGAATTAAACATCGAAGATGTATTCACCATTGGTGAGAATGTTGATGTAGTAGGAGTTTCCAAGGGTAAAGGTTTTAGCGGCGTGATGAAGCGGCACAATTTTGGAGGTGTTGGTGAAGCATCACATGGTCAACACAAACGTCAGCGTCATCCAGGTTCTATTGGACAGGCATCTGATCCCGCACGTGTGTTTCCGGGTATAAAGATGGCCGGCCGAAGTGGTAACGAACGAACCAAGATTAAAAATTTGACAGTAGCAAGAATATTTAGTGAGTCAAATTTGATGATGGTGACTGGATCCATCCCTGGACCTAATGGACGATTTGTAGAAATTTACAACAGATAG
- the rplD gene encoding 50S ribosomal protein L4, which produces MKLPIYTTEGKDSGNEAELADSIFGIEPNETVIYEAVRRYMANQRQGTSNTKERGQVRGGGRKAYRQKGTGRARRGSIRSPLLKGGGTVFGPSPRNHGFRMSKKSKELARKSALSAKKNDEALKIIDDFSFDEPKTRKVADILEALEIEDSKVLLLTAGVDEIVYKSARNIPNIEVLEANKPSTYQILDTEVILIQESALEILEESIETAEEKVA; this is translated from the coding sequence ATGAAGCTTCCGATATACACAACAGAAGGAAAAGATAGCGGCAATGAGGCTGAGTTAGCTGATTCTATTTTCGGCATTGAGCCTAATGAAACCGTTATTTACGAGGCTGTTCGTCGTTATATGGCGAACCAGCGGCAAGGTACCTCGAACACAAAAGAACGTGGTCAGGTACGTGGTGGAGGCCGTAAGGCTTATCGCCAAAAAGGTACTGGCCGTGCGCGTCGTGGGTCAATCAGATCGCCTTTGCTTAAGGGCGGTGGAACGGTCTTTGGACCAAGCCCGCGTAATCATGGTTTTAGAATGTCGAAAAAGTCTAAGGAGCTAGCACGTAAGTCGGCACTATCGGCTAAGAAAAATGATGAGGCTCTAAAAATTATTGATGATTTTAGTTTTGATGAGCCAAAAACAAGAAAAGTGGCTGATATTTTGGAAGCCTTAGAAATTGAAGATAGCAAAGTATTGCTATTAACGGCAGGTGTGGACGAGATCGTTTATAAGTCCGCTCGTAATATTCCAAATATTGAGGTTCTTGAAGCAAACAAACCTTCTACGTATCAGATTTTGGATACAGAAGTGATTTTGATTCAGGAGTCTGCACTAGAAATTCTTGAAGAATCTATTGAAACTGCTGAGGAAAAGGTAGCATGA
- the rplW gene encoding 50S ribosomal protein L23: MKYVLKKPLITEKLTQLQAEGKYAFEVDKYASKEDIKRAVKDRYPNVEVGSIHTIIMPSKPKGRFTPSGYVEGRKKVWKKAIVTIKEGEIDFFSEI; encoded by the coding sequence ATGAAATACGTACTCAAAAAACCATTAATTACTGAAAAACTAACTCAGCTTCAGGCCGAAGGTAAGTATGCTTTTGAAGTTGATAAATATGCCAGCAAAGAGGATATCAAAAGAGCAGTTAAAGATCGATATCCTAATGTTGAGGTTGGAAGTATTCATACTATTATTATGCCTTCAAAGCCCAAAGGTCGTTTTACGCCAAGTGGATATGTTGAAGGCCGGAAAAAGGTCTGGAAAAAAGCAATTGTAACTATCAAAGAAGGTGAAATAGACTTCTTTAGCGAAATTTAG
- the rplB gene encoding 50S ribosomal protein L2, with protein sequence MATKKQKPTTPGARHTTSPVFDDVTVSKPTVKRLVKGKNKSGGRNKQGRMTSRHRGGGHKRRYRIIDFSRDKHDIPAKVQTIEYDPNRSARIALVAYEDGEKRYIVAPDKLGVGDKIISSASAIEPNVGNAMPMAKMPPGTFIHNIEMHPGQGAQLCRSAGTAAQMVAKTDKYVTVKLPSGEVRMILGKCLATVGKTSNPDHFNTKIGKAGRNRWKGKRPHTRGVAMNPIDHPMGGGEGKASGGHPRSPWGQSSKGLKTRKRKKLSDRYIVRGRKESKKK encoded by the coding sequence ATGGCTACAAAAAAACAGAAACCAACTACACCCGGTGCTCGGCACACTACATCACCTGTGTTTGATGATGTCACCGTTAGCAAGCCTACTGTTAAGCGGCTTGTAAAAGGCAAAAATAAAAGTGGCGGGCGTAATAAACAGGGGCGAATGACTTCACGCCATCGCGGCGGCGGTCATAAACGTCGATATCGAATTATCGATTTTAGCCGTGACAAACATGATATCCCTGCTAAAGTGCAGACGATAGAATATGATCCAAACCGCTCTGCTCGTATAGCATTGGTTGCATACGAGGACGGTGAGAAACGGTATATTGTCGCACCTGATAAGTTGGGAGTTGGAGACAAAATTATTAGCAGTGCATCGGCTATCGAACCAAATGTTGGTAATGCAATGCCGATGGCGAAGATGCCTCCGGGGACTTTCATCCACAATATTGAGATGCATCCCGGTCAGGGAGCACAGCTTTGCCGAAGTGCTGGAACAGCTGCACAAATGGTTGCAAAGACTGACAAGTACGTTACTGTGAAACTGCCATCAGGCGAAGTTCGCATGATACTTGGCAAATGTCTTGCTACTGTTGGTAAAACCAGTAATCCAGATCACTTTAATACTAAAATTGGTAAAGCTGGGAGAAATCGCTGGAAAGGAAAGCGACCTCACACACGAGGCGTTGCAATGAACCCGATTGACCACCCAATGGGAGGTGGAGAAGGAAAAGCTTCCGGTGGTCATCCACGTTCGCCTTGGGGACAATCTTCAAAAGGATTAAAGACAAGAAAACGCAAGAAACTTTCGGACCGATACATTGTCCGAGGACGTAAAGAATCTAAAAAGAAGTAA
- the rpsS gene encoding 30S ribosomal protein S19, with the protein MPRSLRKGPYVYYKLQRKVDAMNESGKKNVIKTWSRSSMVTPDFLGLTIAVHNGKQFIPVFITEDMVGHKLGEFAPTRTFHGHPEKTATREAPKKPGM; encoded by the coding sequence ATGCCTAGATCGCTTAGAAAAGGACCTTACGTATATTACAAGTTACAGCGTAAGGTTGACGCAATGAATGAGAGCGGTAAGAAAAACGTCATTAAAACCTGGTCTCGAAGTTCAATGGTTACGCCCGATTTTTTAGGGTTGACAATTGCCGTTCATAATGGGAAACAGTTTATCCCTGTATTCATCACTGAAGACATGGTTGGTCACAAGTTAGGTGAGTTTGCACCGACGCGCACCTTCCACGGCCATCCAGAAAAGACAGCAACCAGAGAAGCACCGAAAAAACCAGGAATGTAA
- the rplV gene encoding 50S ribosomal protein L22 — translation MAEENFEAKATQKHLRRAPRKVRLVVDAVREDRVDKALKKLEFTNKAAAAEVAKVVMSAAANIRDKFQEARLDNQDLYIKEIYANEGATLKRIQPAAMGSAHQIRKRTSHVTVVVAKKEEFDN, via the coding sequence ATGGCAGAAGAAAATTTTGAAGCAAAAGCAACACAGAAGCATCTGCGAAGGGCTCCTAGAAAAGTACGTCTGGTTGTAGATGCTGTGCGAGAAGACAGGGTTGATAAGGCCTTGAAAAAACTTGAATTCACGAATAAAGCTGCTGCTGCTGAAGTAGCTAAAGTTGTAATGTCAGCTGCAGCCAATATCCGTGATAAATTTCAGGAAGCACGATTGGATAATCAGGATCTTTACATTAAAGAGATATATGCCAATGAAGGTGCTACACTGAAGCGCATTCAACCCGCTGCTATGGGTAGTGCGCATCAAATACGCAAGCGTACCAGCCATGTTACAGTGGTTGTAGCGAAGAAAGAAGAATTTGATAACTAA
- the rpsC gene encoding 30S ribosomal protein S3, whose amino-acid sequence MGQKSHPVGLRLGIIRGWDSNWYSEENEPEILYEDTKLREYLHTRLQNGGLSRVIIERTPKRILLTLKTSRPGVIIGKGGEQIELLREELKTITDKEVQINVSEIKRPETDASLVAQNIAQQLEARISFRRAMKTSISSAMRMGAEGIRIRCAGRLGGSEMSRTEQYREGRVPLHTLRADIDYYCATANTIYGSIGVKVWIFKGEILGDIELTAGDAHTQRKDDSRGRGGGGKRRSRRRKRNRSN is encoded by the coding sequence TTGGGACAGAAATCACATCCAGTAGGTTTAAGACTCGGTATAATTCGCGGTTGGGATTCCAACTGGTATTCCGAAGAGAATGAACCTGAAATTTTATATGAAGACACTAAATTGCGTGAATATTTGCATACTCGTCTTCAAAATGGAGGGTTATCACGGGTCATTATAGAACGTACTCCAAAACGAATACTTCTTACACTAAAAACAAGTCGCCCCGGCGTTATTATTGGTAAGGGCGGTGAGCAGATTGAACTTCTTCGTGAAGAGCTTAAGACTATCACAGATAAAGAAGTTCAAATTAATGTAAGTGAAATTAAACGACCCGAGACGGATGCGAGCCTCGTAGCTCAAAATATTGCACAGCAGTTGGAAGCACGTATTTCATTCCGACGGGCAATGAAGACTTCAATCTCTTCGGCTATGCGAATGGGTGCCGAAGGCATTCGAATTAGATGCGCAGGTCGTTTGGGTGGTTCAGAAATGTCGCGAACCGAACAATATCGCGAAGGACGGGTACCACTGCACACACTGCGTGCTGACATTGATTATTATTGTGCGACCGCAAATACTATTTATGGTTCCATAGGTGTTAAAGTGTGGATCTTTAAAGGAGAAATACTCGGAGATATCGAACTTACAGCGGGTGATGCACATACCCAACGTAAGGATGATTCTCGAGGACGAGGAGGCGGCGGAAAGCGACGGTCTCGACGAAGAAAAAGAAATCGAAGTAATTAA
- the rplP gene encoding 50S ribosomal protein L16, with protein MLEPRNVRRRRQHRRSLKGTAHRGHTLANGDFGLKALEPKYITSRQIESCRIAIARQLQRDGQTWIRIFPDMPKTSQPAETRMGKGKGAVEEYVAVVKPGRILFEIAGVPEDLAWEAMRRADYKLPIKTKFIVRRDYDGP; from the coding sequence ATGTTAGAACCAAGAAACGTAAGACGACGCCGGCAGCACCGCAGGAGTCTGAAAGGTACGGCTCATCGTGGCCATACACTTGCCAACGGAGATTTTGGGCTTAAAGCCCTTGAGCCAAAGTATATTACTTCTCGACAAATTGAATCTTGTCGAATTGCAATTGCTAGACAATTGCAGCGTGATGGGCAAACATGGATTCGTATTTTTCCAGATATGCCCAAGACATCACAACCCGCCGAAACCCGAATGGGTAAAGGTAAGGGTGCTGTAGAAGAGTATGTGGCTGTTGTAAAGCCAGGAAGAATTTTATTTGAAATCGCCGGTGTTCCGGAAGATTTAGCTTGGGAAGCAATGCGACGAGCAGATTATAAGCTTCCTATTAAAACAAAATTTATTGTTCGTCGTGATTACGATGGACCTTAA
- the rpmC gene encoding 50S ribosomal protein L29 — protein sequence MKAHELRKKTIAELEARLEDEKQALQDMRFNRAIAGQLENPARVSMTRKEIARIHTIITEKQQESAD from the coding sequence ATGAAGGCACACGAACTACGAAAGAAAACGATTGCAGAATTAGAAGCACGGCTTGAGGATGAAAAGCAGGCTTTGCAAGATATGCGCTTTAACCGCGCTATTGCAGGACAGCTTGAAAATCCCGCTCGTGTTTCTATGACACGCAAAGAGATTGCACGGATACATACGATTATTACTGAAAAACAACAAGAAAGTGCTGACTAA
- the rpsQ gene encoding 30S ribosomal protein S17 encodes MAQPERVQRTTRTGRVVSNSMDKTITVAVNRKVKHAIYGKYITKTTKYMAHDENNEAGEGDQVEIMSTRPLSKRKSWRLVEIIERAK; translated from the coding sequence ATGGCACAACCTGAACGAGTACAACGAACAACACGAACTGGTCGCGTAGTAAGCAACAGCATGGATAAAACTATTACCGTTGCTGTTAACCGTAAGGTAAAGCACGCGATCTATGGTAAATATATAACCAAAACGACCAAGTATATGGCCCATGATGAGAATAACGAGGCCGGCGAAGGTGATCAGGTGGAGATTATGTCCACTCGACCGCTTTCAAAACGGAAGTCTTGGCGACTGGTAGAAATAATTGAACGAGCAAAATAA
- the rplN gene encoding 50S ribosomal protein L14, whose product MVQAQTKLNVADNSGARQLKCIKVLGDSKRRYARIGDLISCSVQTAIPGGNVKKGEVVNAVVVRTNKEIRRNDGSYIRFDENAAVIINQDSEPVGTRIFGPVARELRERSYMRIVSLAPEVL is encoded by the coding sequence ATGGTACAAGCACAAACAAAACTAAACGTTGCTGACAATAGTGGAGCACGTCAGCTTAAGTGCATAAAAGTTCTTGGTGATTCCAAAAGGCGATATGCACGAATTGGTGATCTTATTTCTTGTTCAGTACAAACTGCAATTCCCGGAGGTAATGTTAAAAAGGGAGAAGTAGTCAATGCTGTAGTTGTACGGACAAATAAAGAAATTCGCCGTAATGACGGCAGTTACATTCGATTTGATGAAAATGCTGCAGTGATTATTAACCAGGATAGTGAGCCAGTCGGGACTCGTATTTTTGGTCCCGTTGCTCGCGAACTGCGTGAACGCAGCTACATGCGTATTGTTTCACTTGCACCAGAAGTGCTTTAA
- the rplX gene encoding 50S ribosomal protein L24: protein MPRKKNKRKKLHVKKGDEVKVIAGNDKGREGRILAVFPDKERVLVEGINMRVHHDQPTQENPEGGRIEREVSIHISNVMVIDPSTGEPTRIGRKRIEEDSGGRWVRYAKKSGEILDN from the coding sequence ATGCCACGGAAAAAGAATAAGCGAAAGAAATTACATGTTAAAAAAGGTGATGAGGTAAAAGTCATTGCTGGTAATGATAAGGGCCGCGAAGGTCGCATACTGGCTGTATTCCCTGATAAAGAACGCGTTCTTGTTGAAGGAATAAATATGCGCGTCCATCACGATCAGCCAACACAGGAGAATCCAGAAGGCGGTCGTATTGAGCGAGAAGTTTCAATACATATTTCAAATGTAATGGTAATTGACCCGTCCACGGGTGAACCGACGCGTATTGGCCGTAAACGTATTGAGGAAGATAGCGGCGGACGCTGGGTTCGTTATGCGAAGAAAAGTGGCGAGATTTTAGACAACTAA